In Edaphobacter paludis, a single window of DNA contains:
- a CDS encoding glycosyl hydrolase family 39, which yields MKHLRSFLSLAVAVLTLGSHSMFAQPPAETVTIDSQASAHPFPHFWEEMFGSGRAILTLRESYRDDLRAVRKVTDFRYVRFHAILHDEVGVYNEDEHGNPVYNFAYVDQIYDGLLKNGVRPVVEISFMPKKLAFNPDALHPFWYKQNVSPPKSMEKWDGLMTHFAQHLVNRYGIDEVSKWYFEVWNEPNIDFWDGIPRQKSYFELYDHTARDLKAVSPRLQVGGPATAAASWVDDFLRHAATDHVPVDFVSTHGYADDTVENLLGTDEKIPMDDRVCRAVEKVRKQIDASSMPNLPLFWTEWNVQGMDESRDTTFVGPALANTVRECDRKVNMMSFWTFSDVFEEGGPISRPFEGHFGLRAKGGINKPSYYDFALLHELGEQRLANPSKDMLVTKLADGTLAVAIWNLVDPGEKGDARTMRMEFRNIAQDAEVSIQRVDNEHGNVLPKYAAMGKPLDPTEAQVEQLNRETALGQPEQMRLKNGRLDLRLEPDAMVLVKVKPQP from the coding sequence ATGAAGCACCTGCGCTCTTTTTTGTCTCTAGCTGTCGCTGTTCTCACCTTGGGTAGCCACAGCATGTTTGCTCAGCCTCCGGCTGAGACTGTTACCATCGATTCCCAAGCCTCCGCACATCCATTTCCGCACTTCTGGGAGGAGATGTTTGGATCGGGACGCGCGATTCTTACGCTGCGGGAGAGTTACCGCGATGACTTACGTGCCGTCAGGAAGGTGACCGACTTTCGCTACGTGCGTTTCCATGCGATTTTGCATGATGAGGTTGGCGTCTATAACGAAGATGAACACGGCAACCCTGTGTACAACTTCGCCTACGTCGACCAGATCTATGACGGTCTGTTGAAGAACGGTGTAAGGCCGGTAGTTGAGATCAGCTTTATGCCGAAGAAGCTGGCCTTCAATCCTGATGCGCTTCATCCGTTCTGGTACAAGCAGAATGTTTCCCCACCGAAGAGCATGGAGAAGTGGGACGGTCTGATGACCCACTTTGCACAGCATCTGGTGAATCGGTATGGGATTGATGAGGTATCGAAGTGGTACTTCGAAGTATGGAATGAACCGAACATCGATTTCTGGGACGGGATTCCGCGACAGAAGAGCTACTTTGAGTTGTACGACCACACCGCTCGCGATCTGAAGGCGGTGAGTCCACGGTTACAGGTCGGAGGGCCAGCGACGGCTGCGGCTTCGTGGGTGGATGATTTTCTGAGACATGCCGCTACGGACCATGTACCCGTGGATTTTGTCTCGACGCACGGGTATGCGGACGATACAGTGGAGAACCTTCTCGGGACGGACGAGAAGATTCCGATGGACGATCGCGTTTGCCGGGCGGTGGAGAAGGTACGGAAGCAGATAGATGCGTCCTCGATGCCAAACCTGCCGCTGTTCTGGACGGAGTGGAACGTACAGGGTATGGACGAGTCGCGGGATACCACGTTCGTTGGCCCAGCACTGGCAAATACAGTTCGTGAGTGCGATCGCAAGGTGAACATGATGTCGTTCTGGACGTTCTCCGATGTGTTCGAGGAGGGCGGCCCCATCTCGCGGCCATTTGAGGGGCACTTTGGTCTGCGGGCGAAGGGAGGCATCAACAAGCCGAGCTACTACGACTTCGCCCTGCTGCATGAGTTAGGGGAGCAACGCCTGGCAAATCCGTCGAAGGACATGCTTGTGACGAAACTGGCGGATGGCACTCTGGCGGTGGCGATATGGAACCTTGTCGATCCAGGGGAGAAGGGCGACGCTCGGACGATGCGGATGGAGTTTCGCAATATAGCCCAGGACGCCGAGGTGTCGATTCAGCGAGTGGATAACGAGCATGGCAATGTGTTGCCGAAATATGCGGCGATGGGAAAGCCGCTCGATCCGACGGAGGCGCAGGTAGAACAATTGAACCGAGAGACCGCGTTGGGACAGCCAGAGCAAATGAGGCTGAAGAACGGCCGCCTTGATCTGCGGCTTGAACCCGACGCAATGGTACTGGTGAAGGTCAAACCGCAGCCCTAG
- a CDS encoding carboxypeptidase regulatory-like domain-containing protein: MSLNALFNRRYLLRAALAMMVALVAPLAHAQFRASIQGTVTDPQGEVIPGATLTLTDTDTNRVLTATSNASGVYNFNALPPDHFTLAADATGFKHQVINGVRIIPEQANAVNVRMDLGEATTSVTVSGETVPALDTETASINGSVDSNQIEHLPSSGRDVFTLIQLAPGVFGDQSQSAGGGVNNLPGTQGPGGSGSGIFQTENGPQANANGGQYETNGISVDGISTVSAVWGGTSVITPNEDSVGNVKVVSNGYDAENGRFSGAQIQVTSKTGTNQFHGSLFFRANRPGLNAYQRYNGAGSLKPITPGETPAQRGLQRDELRSNQFGGSIGGPILHDKLFAFFAYETQRDHSSSTGTGWYETADFRALAPSGSIASKFLSFPGAGVAQSGLINQTCADIGLIENVNCRTIAGQGLNLGSPLKQALGTQDLSWQSTSNPGIGGGLANVADIADYTTVNPRTSTQVQYNGRLDADITKKDHAAFAIYWVPVSTTNYNGSVRPYNLYHHAQINDAFSVIYNHTFSPTLLNEARANAAGWRWNEISTNPQAPFGLPSAQVDGLGNLSGSGALSSFGAPGPSDFDQWTYSYKDVATKVEGNHTVKFGGELTRLYYLNNPTYAVRPSYNFYNIWDFLNDAPHTESGSFDPFTGTPSTNRQDTREDLYGFFVQDDWKARQNLTINLGMRYGYYGPFSAKGGNLNTVVLGTGPTTFTGLSVRRGGNLYNAQKGNFGPQIGFAWSPDYFHGKFVLRGGYGLNYNQEEIAITGNSGNNPPNVINPNFASASPANINPGIIYAIPADSHSLFGYPANPNVISKFNSANLPVGGNASLTAFPANMPTIQSHHYSLDTQLDLGHQFVASVGYQGSSTHHIIVQQNQYVTAFAQGLAFNPLVTSVDYYGNTGNSSNNALLVGLKHQMAHNFMFDAEFNYSKTMDDGSGPYFEDPYPYLPGAARGRSDFNFGKALKIYGLWQPVLFHGNHAFLEKTFGGWSLSGIFNLHTGFPFTPIYNAGGNLYYASSGYSQLRPAAYYGGIKHNTGNDAFENGKPNVNAPLAGANQPYFGVPIAPVAGGGSSLATALGLPQRPGVSRNSFDGPGYKDLDATLTKSFGLPNAPILGENARFEIRADAFNLFNNINLNSSTVVTDITASNFGQATAGLAGRIINLQARFSF, encoded by the coding sequence ATGAGTTTGAATGCATTGTTTAATCGGCGGTATCTGCTGAGAGCCGCCCTTGCGATGATGGTGGCCCTCGTCGCACCGCTCGCCCACGCACAATTTCGCGCATCCATCCAGGGTACGGTCACGGACCCACAGGGCGAGGTCATTCCGGGAGCGACGCTGACCTTGACCGATACAGACACGAACCGTGTCTTGACGGCGACCTCGAACGCCAGTGGCGTTTATAACTTCAATGCTCTGCCTCCTGACCACTTCACGTTGGCGGCGGACGCGACAGGCTTTAAACATCAGGTGATCAACGGAGTCCGGATCATTCCGGAACAGGCCAATGCAGTGAACGTGCGGATGGATCTGGGCGAGGCGACGACCAGTGTTACGGTCTCCGGCGAGACTGTGCCCGCGCTGGACACAGAGACGGCTTCTATCAACGGGTCGGTGGACAGTAACCAGATCGAGCATCTGCCATCGTCGGGGCGCGATGTCTTCACGCTCATCCAACTGGCTCCCGGTGTCTTCGGCGACCAGTCTCAATCGGCCGGTGGCGGAGTGAATAACCTGCCCGGCACACAAGGACCCGGTGGCAGCGGCAGTGGCATCTTCCAAACCGAGAACGGCCCCCAGGCCAATGCGAACGGCGGTCAGTATGAGACCAATGGCATCAGTGTTGACGGCATCAGCACGGTAAGCGCCGTATGGGGTGGAACATCGGTCATCACCCCCAATGAAGATTCTGTCGGCAACGTTAAGGTCGTCTCCAACGGCTACGATGCGGAGAATGGCCGCTTCAGCGGCGCACAGATCCAGGTTACGTCGAAGACAGGCACCAATCAGTTTCATGGCAGCCTATTCTTCCGTGCCAACCGCCCCGGTCTTAACGCCTATCAGCGGTACAACGGCGCGGGATCCCTCAAGCCCATCACGCCGGGGGAGACCCCTGCACAACGAGGCCTACAGCGGGACGAACTGCGCTCCAATCAGTTCGGGGGCAGCATCGGCGGCCCCATACTGCACGACAAGCTATTTGCCTTCTTCGCCTACGAGACGCAGCGCGACCACTCATCATCCACCGGCACCGGCTGGTATGAGACGGCGGACTTCCGGGCACTCGCTCCATCTGGCAGCATTGCCTCGAAGTTTCTTTCGTTTCCGGGAGCCGGCGTCGCCCAGTCCGGTCTGATCAACCAGACCTGCGCAGACATTGGTCTTATTGAAAACGTGAACTGCCGCACGATCGCCGGCCAGGGGCTGAATCTTGGATCACCTCTGAAGCAGGCGCTGGGAACGCAGGATCTTTCCTGGCAGAGCACCAGCAACCCAGGCATCGGTGGAGGCCTGGCCAACGTCGCCGATATCGCAGACTACACGACGGTGAATCCGAGGACCAGCACACAGGTGCAGTACAACGGACGCCTTGACGCGGACATCACTAAAAAGGATCACGCTGCCTTCGCTATCTATTGGGTTCCGGTGAGCACTACAAACTACAACGGGAGCGTCCGTCCTTATAACCTGTATCACCACGCACAGATCAACGATGCGTTCTCGGTGATCTACAATCACACCTTCTCGCCAACGCTACTCAACGAGGCCCGCGCCAATGCTGCAGGCTGGCGCTGGAACGAGATCAGCACCAACCCGCAGGCTCCCTTTGGGCTGCCCAGCGCGCAGGTCGATGGACTTGGCAATCTCTCGGGCAGTGGCGCACTCTCTTCCTTTGGTGCCCCTGGGCCAAGCGATTTCGACCAGTGGACCTATAGTTACAAGGACGTCGCGACGAAGGTCGAGGGAAACCACACCGTCAAATTCGGCGGTGAGCTTACCCGGCTCTACTATCTCAATAATCCAACCTATGCTGTTCGCCCCAGCTATAACTTCTACAACATCTGGGACTTCCTCAACGATGCTCCGCATACCGAGAGCGGGAGTTTCGATCCATTTACAGGCACTCCGTCCACCAACCGCCAAGACACCCGCGAAGACCTATACGGCTTCTTTGTTCAGGACGACTGGAAGGCGCGTCAAAACCTGACCATCAACCTCGGTATGCGTTACGGCTACTATGGCCCGTTCTCGGCGAAGGGAGGCAACCTGAACACCGTTGTTCTGGGCACAGGACCAACCACATTTACAGGCCTGAGCGTTCGCCGCGGCGGCAATCTTTACAACGCGCAGAAGGGCAACTTCGGTCCTCAGATCGGATTCGCCTGGAGCCCTGACTACTTTCATGGTAAGTTCGTGCTTCGCGGCGGCTACGGGCTGAACTACAACCAGGAAGAGATCGCCATCACCGGCAATTCGGGCAATAACCCTCCGAATGTCATCAATCCTAACTTCGCGAGTGCGAGTCCGGCGAACATCAATCCCGGCATTATCTATGCCATTCCAGCAGACTCGCACTCACTGTTTGGATATCCGGCAAACCCGAACGTCATCTCAAAGTTCAATTCTGCCAACTTGCCGGTAGGCGGCAATGCCAGCCTCACGGCGTTCCCGGCAAACATGCCCACGATCCAGTCGCACCATTACTCTCTGGATACACAGCTTGACCTTGGGCACCAGTTCGTAGCTTCGGTGGGCTACCAGGGCAGTTCCACGCACCACATCATCGTTCAGCAAAACCAGTATGTGACCGCTTTTGCCCAGGGACTGGCTTTCAATCCACTTGTCACCAGCGTCGATTACTACGGCAATACCGGAAATTCAAGTAACAATGCCCTGCTTGTCGGGTTGAAGCACCAGATGGCGCATAACTTCATGTTCGATGCGGAGTTCAACTACTCAAAGACCATGGATGACGGATCGGGGCCGTACTTCGAGGATCCATATCCATACCTTCCTGGCGCTGCACGTGGCCGCTCGGACTTCAACTTCGGCAAAGCGCTGAAGATATACGGATTGTGGCAGCCGGTCCTGTTCCACGGCAATCACGCTTTCCTCGAAAAAACATTTGGCGGCTGGTCTCTCAGCGGTATCTTCAACCTCCACACCGGCTTTCCCTTCACTCCCATCTACAACGCAGGCGGAAATCTTTACTACGCCAGCAGCGGTTATAGTCAGCTGCGTCCCGCCGCCTACTACGGAGGGATCAAGCACAACACCGGCAACGATGCGTTCGAGAACGGCAAGCCGAATGTGAACGCCCCGCTCGCCGGAGCGAACCAGCCATACTTCGGGGTACCTATCGCGCCCGTTGCGGGGGGTGGATCTTCACTGGCAACTGCGTTAGGTCTGCCACAAAGGCCCGGCGTGTCCAGAAACTCGTTCGATGGTCCCGGCTATAAGGATCTCGATGCAACCCTTACCAAGTCCTTCGGGCTGCCGAATGCTCCGATCTTGGGCGAGAACGCCAGGTTCGAGATTCGGGCAGATGCTTTCAACCTCTTCAACAATATCAACCTCAACTCGAGCACTGTCGTTACTGACATCACAGCTTCCAACTTCGGCCAGGCAACTGCGGGTCTTGCGGGCCGAATCATCAACCTGCAGGCGCGTTTCAGCTTCTAA
- a CDS encoding glycosyltransferase, which yields MRVAPLYECVPPKLYGGTERVVSYLTEELVRQGHEVTLFASADSMTKASLRPICERALRLERKKIHFWKFPEDGWISGISSRPCVVSAVNR from the coding sequence ATGCGAGTAGCGCCTCTGTATGAATGCGTTCCACCAAAACTGTACGGCGGGACGGAACGCGTTGTGTCCTATCTCACCGAAGAGTTGGTGCGCCAGGGACATGAGGTTACACTCTTTGCAAGTGCGGACTCGATGACAAAGGCCAGCCTGCGTCCCATCTGTGAGCGTGCCCTCCGGCTAGAGAGAAAGAAGATTCATTTCTGGAAATTCCCGGAAGACGGATGGATATCCGGGATATCAAGCCGTCCGTGCGTCGTGAGTGCTGTAAATCGCTGA